A window of Trachemys scripta elegans isolate TJP31775 chromosome 9, CAS_Tse_1.0, whole genome shotgun sequence genomic DNA:
TAGTACAGAGCAGGAGTGTCTGAGTGACTAAATAAACCTGTTTGCTTTTAGAAGAAATAATCATTCTGTGATTGCAGATCTAACTTGTGGATGCTGCAGTCCAAGAAAGAATTGGAGTACAGAAAACTGTATTGAACATAATTATGCCCCAAAATGAAGAGATACAGTGTGCCTTTATTTCTTTCCCTAGAGATATTCTGCATCTGCCTTCTTCAAGGCTGCATGTAGATGAATAACCAGGTCCTTTGGGGAAGCCTAGCACCTCATAAAATATTTCTACTTTAGTTTCCCTGCTTTGATGGTGTATCATGCGTGACTACAGCCCTACTCCTAAGGTCACAGATGATGACATACTAAGAGGTAGAACACTTTCAGTCAGTATTTTTCACCATTTAAAAGGATTCTGTCAGCTTGACATCTAGTCACCATAAAAATTGAGTTAAATAGTTTTGACAGTACCTGTGATTTTGTTGTGGTTTTACAGTCAgtttcctatttattttttaaagtgttttttctcccttccttccctgttGCTGTAGGAAAGTTGTGCACAAACATCAGGGGAAATGCACTATGCACACAATGCTATGAAAAGCACTAAGTAAATGCACTGAAAAACCAGAATGTTTCTCTAATCATTGTTATAGGTGacaaaaaaaggtaaaatattcAGCCGGAAGTGTGATTTTTAACGTTATGATAACCCTTTTAAATTTAAGGGTGCATTTTCTCTTCCACTGGTGCTATTTGCTGGGCATATTTTTAATGCTGCATCACAGAAAGATGTTTAAGTTGTGTCTCTGTTCTTGCCAAGGAAAAGAATAGGCTTCACAGCTGTAAACTGAATCCCAGAAAACAGGAGTTAAAGCTCTGTTAAACTTTTGGAGCACAATGCTTCTAGCAGGTcccactgtttatttttaaatggtgtgaATGCAATACTCctgaaagatgccagattgatAGCCCTGCACAGTGTACTGTTTAGCCACAAACTGGGCACATCAATACAAGCTTTCCCTGAAGGGAACACCTCTAGGGCTAATATAGCTGGCAGTCTGCTTTGAGAAATGAAGGCTTGAATGGACAGAGAGAGGCAAGTTGCCAGTTAGTGCTCTCTGTGGTGGCTTTTTGTGCTTTGGGTGTGGGAACTGGATTGAAATCACTACATTCAATTTATGTAAttcaccaaacagccatcagagaGTAATTTTTAGTCACAACCAACCTGGACTGAATTCAAACCAGAGACCTAACGTCTCTTTGGAAACACTACACATTAATTTAGATTGAAGTCTAAAAACCTGGGTATTGAACCCTCCGCATGCAAAGCACGTTCCCGtgtaccccctgccccagatccaTTTTGTACTGATCGTGGTGTTCACATCAGATAAGAAACATGTATTGTTCctatcctcctcttcctctcccccctccccccccaaaaatgacCGTGAGTACTATAAACGCTTTCCCCAGTGAACGTCACCACATGCACAAAGAATGCTGTGGGTGGATTTTAGTGTAATATGAATCATTCCGTCAAACTGCCTGTCTCCTATGAATAACAGTCCAAAATATCCCAGACAATTATCCCATTTACATTCCAGATACCCTGCTCTAACAAGCAGGTAGGGCATCATATTGATGTCTGCATAGGGTGTCTTGTGACAAGGCCTCTCCTTGGCCAGTGAATTGCTCTCCACGGAATTAGTGTTTATAAGCATCTCTGCACTGCAGTTTGTTTTGTAaatttggactcttgctgaatcAGTGTCAGATGTTTTTGGAGTAGAATAAGTTTTTGTATTCCTTTAAACGGGAAGCagtactgtacatttttaatagacTGTACTTGTTGCATGTAGGTGTACTGTAATCAGTAAGGACTAGGAAGCTTTCTATTAGCATGGTAGTGTGATGAATGTTTACTTCCCAGAAATGGCCAGAGCTGTGGTTCAGCAAAATCTACAGTGTATTCTAAGTGTAGGAGGTGTGTACTCTGGCACAGGCTGAAAGCACAATTTTGTACCAGTTACAGGACTAGCTGCATAAAGTCTGTAACACAACATGAATGTAACATGTcaggaaatacttcctttgtatCTAaccatgggggatgggagagttGAGATTTTAAAGAAGCGTTCAGGGAACAACTGCCTTCAGTACAGTTGTTAAGCCAGCACAGCAGACTTGCCATTCATATGGCTGATTGTTTCACAGAAGTGTTAAGAGAACTGACCATTAATAATTGTAAGCAGGTTAACAAAACACTGCTGGACCCTTGCCTGTTAGGCCTGAGTCAACTCAAAGTTACACATTCTCTTTTTGTGTCTGTGGTACAATGTTTTGAAACTGATCTACTTGAAAAATGTCTTGTTATTGGTATTTTTCAGTTGTCAGCAGGTGTTCTGCTGCAGAGCATTTCAAACTGAGGTTTTTTTCCGCAAACCATCAATTAAAGTATTTGCATGGCAGAGTTGCTTTTTCATTAAAACTAATGTTCTGTCAGCAGCTTGGAGGGTGGCAACCAATTCAGACATGGGGCATTAGATATGTACTTTTCCTGATCATTTCCTCTTTTTATTTCATCTCTGTTGTTTCACTTTTTTGATAATTAACAGTCCACCACGATGATATCCGTTTGTTCGTTTTAGTTTTTACAGGCATTATTTCATTCTGTTAAAGAAGAATACAAAGTGAGAAGAGTGTTTCTTTCTGATCACATGCAAATGACTTACAATTGATTATTTTTCAGCCAGCTGCATTTTTTCCTTTAGTTACTAAAGCAGTGAGTGGATGGAATGGGCTCTCAAAAAATGTTGTGCAATGTAATTTCTTGGTTTGATGTCAATTATTTGTCGATGGGTATCTTTGCATCTTCCTTGTCATTCTGATTTGGTTTTTTGTTCAGTGCAGCAAGATCcaattttctatattttcttttgaatgcttaatgttttttaaaatcatattttactATTTTCTGGCTACGATTTGGAATGTACAcattgaacttttaaaaaatggtattaGGTTTTACGTTTATATTTCAAGTAAGACCAAAAATCTTTTATGCCTGCAAAGATGTTGTTTAAAGTATTCATTCTATATCAGGATTTGAGGTTTGCAGCAGCATCTGCAGTAAAGCTGGTATTAGAAAAATGCATGATTATGTTAAAATACACAAAATGGACAAAAGGGTCATTCTTGCTCTTTTATTCCAGTTGTGCTTAGGAAGAGGCATTCTTTTTGCACTAGGTGCTAATATCAAACAGCCCATGTAATGCAAAGGTGATTTTACTAAACAGAACTTTTTTGCTACTTGTAACTAACTTTGCATTTACTTGTGACCAAATCCTGTACCAAACCTGGACAGACAGAGGTGTCTTTCCCCCACTCGCAAAGCTGCAGAGCCTGTGCAGTGTAGTATCTATTACAGATTATGTGCTTTCCTTCCATGCAGGTGTGTAtctctgtgtttttctttctcccctgGGCACTGGTGCTCAGTGAGCCCTCAGGCTGTTTTGTGGTGCATCTATAAATGGTGCAAAGTTATGACATGGGTATCTGGTATCCTAACTGTGCAACAAACCATCTTGGTTCTGGTGCAGACAGGGCCTTCCTATATGGGTGAAGGAGACGAAGCTAACTATTCAAGTTATTCTAGAATAAGGTAGAGTGTGAATTTCAAGTTCAAtggctattccagaataacttgtgtgtagacaagccccaagtacCATAAAAATGTAAGTTGCTTCATTTAAGCAGGGAGCTTCTATTTTAACTTCTGCCAGTTCTTTTGTAAGGTTTTCAGTGTATCCTCATTTAGGGACTGACTTGAGCCATCATTGAATCAAGGGAGATCCCCGTTCGCTAAGTTTAAAATGGGAGCATTTCAAAAATACCATGTTTTAAAAATTCGTACTTACCCGTGAGATGTAAACTCCCTACATGTCAGAGTTCACTTTTCATTAGTTatgctgtttaatattttactCTACTTCAAAATCAATTTTGACTggtcagcttcactctttgctgCACAGGCATGGGTTTTGTTTGCTAGGGAAGGTGTGAATCAAACTAAACAATTGATCCAAACTACTCATAACTAGTTTGGTAAAGCTTTGCTTGGGGAGAAAAACAATATCCATAAGTTTGGGGTAAAAACTACTGTCACTTGTCCCCTTCAATATTAACAACCAGTGCAGAGAACTTTTCCTTCGCCCTAAGGTAAACTAGCATAGTGAGCCATATCATGTCAGCAACTTTAAACGGGACTTCCATTTGATTTACATTAGTTCTGCCTTATATAGACACCCTAACTTACTTGCTGGCGCAACATGGCCCAATGTTCATACTAATGagtgttttctttgcttttttgaaatGCATCTTGGAGATTCAATGATTATTGGAGTGTTCAGCTAAGACTGTGATAGATTGGAACTGCATGAGGTTTTCTCTCTCACACTTCCTTATGTTAACAAAGGGGCCAAATGTTTTCCATAATGTTATGAAAAGTCTGATAGCATTGGGAATGTTTTTGCGCAGTTTCAAGAGTTTTTATTAGCGATGCTGGTGTTGGTTTTTAGTGTCAAATGGATTTTTACAAAAACTTTCTGTACAAACCACCATTTTTATTGGCCAACAAACATTCTCTATATTTGATGTGTAAGTAAGTTTCAGTAGCACTTTCAGGGTGTTTTTATGGTTTGAATACTGTATATTATGCATTGTTTTCTactatttgtttttttactaGAGAATCGCATGGTTTATACTGTACTGCAGTAAAGAACTGCATTAAAATTGTTTTATCTTTACATTGATGTTGATTATTGGCCATAAGTTAGTCCCGAGCACCATTTCATAGGAAAGGTCTTGTAAGCCTGAAACAGCTGTCTGGGGATAGGAGGATGTGATAGCCCAATCCCACCTAGGAGAGGTTTGAGAAGATCTCAAGTAACAAGCTCAATTCCTGCTTCCTTTGCCCTGGTGAAGGGATACCTGCACCAGCTTGTCTTTTTGAGGAGAACTTGCATTCCACTCTATTACAGGCAGGAAGTTTACCAGTACACCACCCTACAGCATTTAAGTGTTGGGATATCTTTTGAAGGCTATTAAGTACCATTAAGGTAAGGTACAAGTTTTACAAGCAGGCAATCCAGTTGCTATCACTTATGCGACAAACAACTTTTTTTGCTTCTCTTTCCAGAATAAACTGTTCGCGCTAGGTAGTCCAAGAAATTACAGTAAGACAAGACCCTATTTTGTTGTGAACTTGAAGCTGAGGGACTTAAATATTTTACAGTAAAAATTATACACCAAAAAGCCAGAACGACATATAAACTGCTTCAGAGTTTTAGCATGGGTTTAAGAAGCATCTAGACCTAATTACTAGACATAAAATGCAAGATAGCTACCACTATAAACCCCTTGCTTAGGAATACTGGCTGGTAGACAGGGCTAGAAACCAGGCATCACTTCATCTGACAGTTTACTTATCTTTAAAATGGCTAATAATTACAACATGTATGTAGCTTAACACATAGGCGTTTTAATAAGGCACAATTGCTAAATATTTTATAGAGATTTTTTTGAAGACCGTACTGTTGCCATCTTCAGCAGTAACCATTTGAGCATTTTCACTACAGTGGCGAGTGGATTATGGTGGAaggtttctttattttttttagtaccACAGAGCTTAATGAGGCACCTATAAAATGTTTTACTATGTGGAATTAGTCCATAGAGAACACAGTGACCTAAAAAGAGTTGAAATCCATGGCTGTGAGCACCATCCAAGGATCAGAAATCTACCTCTGGTGTTGTTGTCTATGCAGAGTTCCAAGTGccttcatgatttttgaattatTAAAATAAGCTGTAATGACTATACCAGCACAACGCAAACTATACCAACATAAAATGAAATTTATGTTGCATGCTTTACAGCATGATTTTATTTTGCTATTGCAAAGAGCTACAGAACAGGGTTATGAAAGAATAAATAAGTTAAAGCACTGAGTGTGTAGCAATTTCCAAAAGCACATTAAAGGGCCTTTAGTTTATAATAATTGAATGGGCTTCATTATTGCATCTGATTCAATTTTCAGAAAGTAACCAAACAAAATGAAGGTAGGtaaaatatttttcccctctgaccaaaaaagattttaaatatgcctgcagccagccctgctacaaataataaaatgtagaaaaaacaccATTGTAATATCGTACAGCAACATATTGACATAACCAATTTGTGTTAAGTGTCTCAGTCCGTTCCAAAATACTTCTGTCCAAAGTGTGTTGGTGCAACAGGATGAACTTCTGTAGTTAAAATTGTGATCTCTGGGAACTCCTGGATGATAGATTTGGCACCTTTTaaggaggaaagaagaaaataGTTGAAATTACACTTTGTAGTTCAGCCCTGTGCCTGTAGGATTTTATAAGCAGTTGAGCAGAGGTTGGTCCCCTGCAGGTACCTCACCTCTGCTGTTTGATCCACTTTTTGCATTTACACCTGGCTTGTGCAGCTGACTGGCTATCAGAAAGTCTTTAACAGCTTTTAAGGGTTGCGTATAGTCCTATTCTGATGAACAAAGTAGGTACAGGCTACTGTCAATTACCTAGGTCTACTGCATGCTAGTGTTAAATCTATAGTAGCAGGAAACCACAAaagatccctccccccactttacAGAACTGGtgctttcatttttgaaaactgattGAGAAGTCAACAGCAAGAAATACATGGCTATGCTATCCCCAATTGAGAGCTAGTCCCACTACAGTCCACGAACAAAAGGTAGCTTTGCAGTGCTCTGTAGGACACGGGCACATTCTGTGTAACTGGCTACCATGTGATTCCTGTTACCAAGAATTTTTCAGAGCTGcaattctgccctcagtcctGAGAGCAGGCCTGCTTTCCTTTTCTGCTATGTCTGTTTGAATTTCATGAGTAGCCCTGACAGGCATTAGAATTTCTCCATTCTCCCACCCTACTAAACAGAAACCACAAGTCATTCTCAAAGCCCCAGATCTCAGCAGAATAAGATGGGACTGAATTCCTTTCTTAACCCGTCAATGCCACTGTTATTCACAAGGGATCGCTATTGAGTCATACGACATGACCTTTAACAGAGTGGAGAGGAAAACTGAACCAATGTCTTTCACATCACGTTTTATCAACTACCACAAccaccttttgttttgtttacattttatccATTCCTTTCCTCGATTTTATGACTTTTCTCCCACTTCAGTCCCCAAATACAACTACATTAAATCAGCTCACTGGaactctttaaaaatctcagctttgTGTACAGTTCAGTGTTGCGTGAAtaacctcctccccccattcacTCAACTTACCATGAGGGGTGGAGAATAGGCTTAGTAGGATAATGACACTTGGTTGGACGCCATGTTCTAGAAGAACTTTTACAGCTTCAATGACAGTATTGCCAGtgcctgggaggaggggaaaaacaagACTGTCCTTATCAGAAAAACTTCACAAATCATTTGGAACTAGAATAAGCAGAATTCACATTGAGGGGATTTGGGCGCGTAAGTAAATGGAAGGAATATGTCCCTTTTCTACTGCAGTACAGACCACTCACTCTGTTACCTATGGAAGCTTAGTCCCTTAATGACACTATTCGCTTCTATGCACTAAAATGCTGTATTAAGAGCCTGACCCAAAGTCTATTGATATCAATTGGCTCAGGATCAGTCCCTAAGGCAAGAAATCACAGCTGAAACAGGAAATGGCAATCAAGAGTTCCCGTGAAGGAGCAGAATTAAGTATTAGAGAATTTGCTTCAGCCTGACGTAAGCTCTACCATCTTCTGAGGCTCTTTGGTGGCATTAATTAgtttaattttgaaataatttaatataaactgttaaatagaattattattttttaaataaaactgatttaatGTTTTAGCGTTAACTAGTATTTAATTAAATTGAAATTTTAAAGTGTTTAGTTCTAATAGTTCTAAATCTTTTCTACACTTACATACTaaaatttatatattaaaaaagcaaTTTACAGGGAAGCCcagttctcccccaccccacatacaCAGTGGGTCACACTCAAGCAATTTGCACCACATTTATTTTTACCTCCATTAGATCTATCGCCTCAACATGTGCATTTTAAAGATAATGCCTGAACTAATGCAGTTTGACTAAGTCTTATTCTAGCAGAACTTGATAAATTCTCTGCCGTACTGCCCAAGGCAAGCTAAAATCCTACTAGTAGCCACTGAAATTCAGGGAATTTTACACAGAACACCCATTAGTCAAACAATACTTAACGCTACCTAAGAATGCTCTAAGATACTCACTCAGTATTGGGTACATGAGAAGAACTTTTCTCCTGTAAATGTCTGGTGGAAACTTGGCATAGTACACTTTGGCTCTCTGAGTCTCTTCGTCGCTCTGTATCAGGATTTTTCCTATTCGGATGGATCTGCAGCAGTCCCGTAAGCCTTGTTCCATTGCCTCTCCTTCAgtttagcaacaacaacaaaaaccctgttACACATCATGGAAGAAAGCACAAGCAGCTACTACTACTAAGGGATATTCAATATTTAACTGTGGTAAGGAGATTATTAAACCAAATGACTAAAATCACAGATTATTAACTGGAAATTTTTACTCTGCTTAAACAATGAAGTTAGCCTGATCAGTATCACTCATTGGTCCCAAGCACTAACACAAGGCTGGTTTTCCAGGATATAGCAAATCTAAATCTAAAATAGAGCAACGCTTCCTACAAACATTTTGATCATTCCTAATCAGTATGAAAAACCCCTTTGAGCACTGAGAAGGAAACTCATCTGCAACTCTCCAGATACTGATGCAACATCATGATGCTACAGAGGGGACAGAAAACATTGCATCAAGTGGAGTTTAGCCTCTTGCTGTTAGATCTTTAAGAACTGTTGCTATCAAGCTGCTAATGAAGTTAGACAAAAAAATCCACTAGCATTCCCCAGAATGTGCACAATTTCTACCAGTAGCCACAGTTTATTTGGAGAATTGTCTTGGGGGGGAGAATTAATGGCAACGACTATGGCGGTTTCTAGAAGCAGGGGGAGGCCTTGCGCTATTTGAATGTCCTCTACCTAGAACCTCTTCTCTAGCAGCCACAGAAAATCCCCAGCAACTGTTCTATTTCCTAAGAGGTTAATAAAACACATTACTTGAGAGTGGTGGGTGTAAGCTTGGTTGGAACAGGACACTTATGAAGAGAGAAGAATGGCAGTTGGAGGACTTCGGTGAATTTTGTTCATCAGAGGAAAAGGGGTTGTCGCTGTTCTTAAAAGCAAAGTGGTAAAGAGATTTAAAGAAGAGTTTTAAACACAGACACGTTAAGAAACCATGGCCTACCACTTCTCATTATGCTGACTCCACAGTTTCCCTTCTCAAATTTCACTCCTTCATACTTGTACCCTGTGGGAGGAAAGACAGACCTGATGGTCAATGGAAGTCATTGTTCCTTTTTAACCGATTAGGTGCCCCTTTAGGTTATAGTCTTAAATGATCTTCCCATGAATGGAACTAACATCTCTCTAAGTACATACTGTATAAAGAGGACTACGGACGTATGCCATACTTTGCATGGACCAATAGTATGATAGTGTGCCAAATACTAACTGGCCTAAAAAAGTGAAGGGCAGAGGAACAAAACCGTAAGTTGGCAAAGGGCTGGTAACATGGGGTTTAGAAGAGAGCCTTCCCTGCTGTAGGATTTTAGTATAACTACTCGTATTCTGGGCACACTTCTTATGAAGGATGCCATACAAAATAAAGCTGAATGGTAACTTCAGAAGAAGCCAATGGATACATGCCAGTGCGGTGGACAGATACCAGAAATATGAAACTACCCGAGTGATTTGATTTGTGCAAGGAATAACAGGAAAATACTATGAGTGTGATGGGGTCAGCTGACAGCCCTGGAAGCTAAAGCCCTTTACTTATTCAAAGAACAACTTGGacagcagggcaagcttccccTGCCCAAACGTTGTGCTTTAATCTTAATACCAAGGCTGGTGCAGAGTTCAGTCTACACCTGTGGAGAATGAGGGAATTATGTGtactattttttataaatatcaaaAGCCCCTGTGGTTCTCTGTGTGATGTTACCCAGCCTGACTGCCAGGAGATAAATCAAAAGAAGCTGTTAAGAGGGaagcaaacaaaaactgaaataatgTCCTTGAGGAAACACTGGGAAAGCTGTTTATTGGGAAATAGCCTGGATGAAGCCAGGAAGTGGGTAAGCAAGGTTTACTCTTCCCAAGGCTAAGCCTAGGACCAAAAGGGATGCTAAACCTTAAAGATGCTGGCCTCGGGCAGGAGGAAGGGTTGAGTGAGTGGCCAGAGGCTGCCCAGGGAGTGTCAGCAACAGCTGCCATCCTGGCGAGGGAGGACAGATACAGAGGAGGCAAGCTGCAAGCATGACAGTCTGCTTCTCCCAGCCAGAGTTGAGGGTTACTCACAAATGCTGGCAAGGCAAGATTACGGTACAGGTATGGGGAAATGTGTATAGGGCTCTGTTGCATTAACTCTTGGCTCTGGGCGCTACGTTCTTTTGGGTATAAGAATACTTAATGCTTTGTTTTGGAAAAGCTGCTGTTCAGTTGCTTTAACTAGTAAGAGGGTTTGAGAGCTAAAGTGATATAGGTGCCGAATGCTGTTGGGTCTGTCACATTAACACAGTTGGGAACACAGAGATCTGATCGGTCCATGTGGTGCCATCCAGAGTGAGCTGCAGGAAGCCAGGCCTGTCACCTAACGGGAACATTCAAGAGGTCTACAGCACAGTTTGCTCTATAACCAGTCAGAAATCCTTGGGCGTTCTTCTGCAaaggagctaccagctgcagttTGGAACacagcaaactcatttcacagagtCCACTTAACAAACAGCCTTCAAGTGGTGTCAATTGTTGATTGACATGGACTGGATTTGAACCCAGTGTTCCAGAGGAGAAAGGCAACACTTCTGTTAAACCAATAAGACAATGTTAATCTGTATTACTTTTAGAACCGCTTTCCCAAATTCTAGCTAATGCTACACTGTTCCTGTTTAACCTGTCTTGCCTGTAACCTCATATTTGGCTTCAACAGGAACAAGCCAAAATGAT
This region includes:
- the UPRT gene encoding uracil phosphoribosyltransferase homolog; this translates as METMPCHNRPLGAAGGPRQQEDQPAAGAGGGCGSTRLIRFAEPGPDSSPSPDSGSNGVPPPEPGPQPLQIGAQLKLLPMNDQIRELQTIIRDKTASRGDFVFSADRLIRLVVEEGLNQLPYTECTVTTPTGYKYEGVKFEKGNCGVSIMRSGEAMEQGLRDCCRSIRIGKILIQSDEETQRAKVYYAKFPPDIYRRKVLLMYPILSTGNTVIEAVKVLLEHGVQPSVIILLSLFSTPHGAKSIIQEFPEITILTTEVHPVAPTHFGQKYFGTD